The following coding sequences lie in one Carassius gibelio isolate Cgi1373 ecotype wild population from Czech Republic chromosome A17, carGib1.2-hapl.c, whole genome shotgun sequence genomic window:
- the LOC128031528 gene encoding protein FAM161A-like, translated as MTPILRTERLQPSELQALFGEEKDYSCSLNDIVHHTEVCELQSDGDNIGACDSSSLSDVDYGKPCAAPHLQGPTFSKQEYYTKLEELKREHLRNIAELEKLNLSQIKPGQRERQLITCRSQNGDDTESGQVELNQVGSKASVDRLRNEVSHLKLKQARQNSLEDQRKLSHSPQNSSLSAANPGMDRLRHNSKVTVPKPFRMMLREEDRKRRNVKTRSEMELENERLKKELDELKECSKTFRAKPAPRSTHFLCNDIITKHPKKLQLQKNLINQMDHDHHGNHLKQGSHRQTPPLPQQPFSFIERERKKREKKLEDELNNLSPKTERRLFKARPLPRSLYRPSSPTCQIYEAVNLNHRGSALPPSILEDMLQEGEEAENQYDDEFSRPQSTDISRCSSNLKKWKNKGALQVEEEMERKRNRERDRDWSYIHPLSRTSLCHSQEPLNNGKSDYISV; from the exons ATGACTCCGATACTGCGCACAGAGAGGCTTCAGCCGAGTGAACTTCAGGCTCTGTTTGGAGAGGAGAAGGATTATTCATGCTCCCTGAATGATATTGTTCATCACACAGAG GTGTGTGAGCTGCAGTCTGACGGTGATAACATAGGGGCGTGCGACTCGAGTTCTCTTTCTGATGTTGACTATGGGAAGCCATGTGCAGCCCCTCATCTGCAGGGACCCACATTCTCCAAACAGGAATACTACACCAAACTAGAGGAGCTGAAGAGAGAACACCTGAGAAACATAGCCGAGCTGGAAAAACTCAACCTGAGCCAGATCAAACCGGGtcagagagaaagacagctcaTTACTTGCAGGAGTCAAAATGGAGACGATACAGAGAG TGGACAGGTGGAGCTCAACCAGGTTGGGAGCAAGGCATCAGTGGACCGTCTGAGGAATGAGGTTTCTCATCTGAAATTAAAG caggctCGACAGAATTCGTTAGAGGACCAAAGGAAGTTGTCACACTCTCCGCAGAACTCATCTCTTAGTGCAGCCAATCCGGGGATGGACCGCCTGAGACACAATTCCAAAGTAACCGTTCCCAAACCGTTTCGCATGATGCTTCGTGAAGAGGATCGCAAACGACGCAATGTGAAAACCCGCTCTGAGATGGAACTAGAAAATGAGAGACTGAAGAAAGAACTGGATGAGCTGAAAGAGTGTAGCAAGACGTTTCGTGCTAAGCCGGCCCCGCGCTCCACGCACTTCCTTTGCAATGACATCATCACTAAGCACCCAAAGAAGCTCCAGctacaaaaaaatctaatcaacCAAATGGACCACGATCACCACGGAAACCACCTCAAACAAGGCTCTCATCGCCAAACTCCTCCTCTTCCACAACAGCCATTTAGCTTTATTGAAAGAGAgcgaaagaaaagagagaaaaaactaGAGGATGAGCTAAACAACCTAAGTCCCAAAACAGAACGAAGATTGTTTAAAGCCAGACCCTTGCCGAGGTCTCTATATAGGCCCAGCTCACCAACTTGCCAGATATACGAGGCAGTTAATCTGAATCACAGAGGCTCAGCACTGCCTCCTAGCATTCTGGAGGACATGCTGCAGGAGGGAGAGGAGGCCGAGAATCAGTATGATGATGAATTTTCAAGGCCACAGAGCACAGATATATCACGCTGCAGCAGCAACCTCAAGAAATGGAAGAACAAGGGTGCCCTGCAGGTGGAGgaggagatggagagaaagaggaacagagaaagagacagagactgGTCCTACATTCATCCTCTAAGCAGGACCAGCCTCTGCCACAGCCAAGAACCCCTGAATAACGGCAAGAGTGACTACATCAGTGTTTAA